A window from Roseburia sp. 499 encodes these proteins:
- a CDS encoding DUF951 domain-containing protein encodes MPIQYEVGDIVKLKKQHPCGSQEWEVLRVGADFRLKCLGCGHQIMIARKLVEKNTKGIRKNT; translated from the coding sequence ATGCCGATACAATATGAAGTAGGAGATATTGTAAAACTAAAAAAACAGCATCCTTGTGGAAGTCAGGAGTGGGAAGTGCTTCGCGTAGGAGCAGATTTTCGCTTGAAGTGTTTAGGGTGCGGACATCAGATTATGATAGCCAGAAAGCTGGTAGAAAAAAATACAAAGGGAATTCGGAAAAATACTTGA
- a CDS encoding NAD-dependent protein deacylase yields MEESAKVQQFLKMVEESDNIVFFGGAGVSTESGIPDFRSVDGLYHQEYDYPPEMILSHSFYRQKPEEFYRFYRNKMLCLDAEPNMAHKKIAELERAGKVRAVITQNIDGLHQKAGSKKVLELHGSVHRNYCESCHAFYDAEYILHSEGVPKCEVCGGDIKPDVVLYEEGLDNQTIQEAIYYISQADMLIIGGTSLAVYPAAGLVDYYQGNKLVLINKSETSKDNSANLVLPVAIGELFAKIRV; encoded by the coding sequence ATGGAAGAATCAGCAAAAGTGCAGCAGTTTTTGAAAATGGTAGAAGAAAGTGATAATATTGTGTTTTTTGGTGGAGCAGGAGTTTCTACAGAAAGTGGAATACCGGATTTTCGAAGTGTAGATGGTTTGTATCATCAAGAATACGATTATCCGCCGGAAATGATATTGAGTCATAGTTTTTATAGGCAAAAACCAGAGGAATTTTATCGTTTTTATCGGAATAAAATGCTTTGTTTGGATGCGGAACCCAACATGGCTCATAAAAAAATTGCAGAATTAGAACGGGCAGGAAAGGTAAGAGCTGTCATTACTCAGAATATTGATGGGCTTCACCAGAAAGCAGGTAGCAAAAAAGTTTTGGAGCTTCATGGAAGTGTACATCGAAATTACTGTGAATCTTGTCATGCATTTTACGATGCAGAGTATATTTTGCATAGCGAAGGTGTACCAAAGTGTGAAGTGTGTGGTGGCGATATTAAGCCGGATGTGGTGCTGTACGAGGAAGGACTGGATAATCAAACTATTCAGGAGGCTATCTATTATATCAGTCAGGCGGACATGTTGATTATTGGAGGAACTTCTCTTGCGGTATATCCGGCAGCGGGACTTGTGGATTATTATCAGGGAAATAAATTGGTGTTGATTAATAAATCGGAAACATCTAAAGATAATAGTGCGAATTTAGTGCTTCCGGTGGCAATTGGAGAGCTGTTTGCAAAGATTCGTGTCTAA
- the srtB gene encoding class B sortase, translating to MEKMQKGKKDIKSTIVLVIALFVFIYALVRLCLIFWEYTKGQKSYDRLEEFTNTVEAEDSSDVVPEDFSVDFEALKKINPDIVGWIRFENMDISYPVVHGTDNEYYLTHTFDKQEIKCGSIFVEAENAADFSDDNTFIYGHNMKDKSMFAKLNQFKDEQIYRENPEFLIYTEDAVYRYNIFSCYVADVSWDSFTYQFGSEESYGEWLQNVKEKSNYDTGITPTQEQKTVTLMTCTPDGENYRFLVHGTLVEVIERKTE from the coding sequence ATGGAAAAAATGCAAAAAGGAAAAAAGGATATAAAAAGTACCATAGTTTTGGTCATTGCACTTTTTGTTTTTATTTATGCGTTGGTTCGTCTTTGTTTGATTTTCTGGGAGTATACAAAGGGGCAGAAGAGTTACGATAGATTAGAAGAGTTTACCAATACCGTAGAAGCTGAAGATAGCTCCGATGTAGTACCGGAAGATTTTTCGGTAGATTTTGAAGCATTAAAAAAGATAAATCCGGATATTGTGGGATGGATTCGCTTTGAAAATATGGATATTAGTTATCCGGTTGTACATGGAACTGACAACGAGTATTATCTGACACATACTTTTGATAAACAGGAAATAAAGTGCGGAAGCATTTTTGTGGAGGCGGAAAATGCGGCGGATTTTAGCGATGATAATACCTTTATATATGGACATAATATGAAGGATAAGTCCATGTTTGCCAAACTTAATCAGTTTAAAGATGAGCAGATTTATCGAGAAAATCCAGAGTTTTTGATTTATACAGAAGATGCCGTTTATCGATATAATATTTTTTCCTGTTATGTAGCAGATGTGAGCTGGGATTCTTTTACATATCAATTTGGAAGTGAAGAATCATATGGAGAGTGGCTCCAAAACGTAAAGGAAAAAAGTAATTATGATACGGGAATTACACCGACACAGGAACAAAAGACGGTAACATTGATGACGTGTACACCGGATGGAGAGAACTATCGTTTTTTGGTGCATGGGACATTGGTGGAAGTGATAGAGCGAAAGACGGAATAA